ACacggttcgatcgatggagGGAACGCTGGACGGGAAGATGGCCGACGGTGGTGCGAACTTTAGTATGGGTCAGCGACAACTGGTATGTCTGGCCCGGGCAATCCTGCGCAACAATCGCATCCTCATACTGGACGAAGCGACGGCCAATGTCGATCCGGAGTAAGTTGCTTTGCGTGATCGTGCACGTCACTTCCTATTAACCTAAGTTGTCTTATTGTCGTGGTTTCTTGTCCTTTTCAGAACGGATAAACTGATTCAACGGACGATCCGGCAACAGTTCGGTGACTGCACCGTGCTCACGATCGCTCATCGACTGCACACGGTGATGGACAGTGATCGGGTTCTGGTAATGGATGCGGGCCGTGTAGCTGAGTTTTCGCATCCTCATGAGCTGCTCCAACGGGATGGTGTCCTGAAGCGTCTGGTTGAACAGACGGAACCATCGACCGCGGAAACGCTAGCACGAATCGCACACGATAGCTACAGCACGAAACGATTGCCGCAATCTTAGTGACGCCTGTGATGATAGCGTCACAGActgtggccatggccatgcaGACATTCGCGCCGCGATACCACATACCTCACGTATCTTAGCACGTAACCAGCGGGCGGAGCGGCGCTGATTGTAGAGTTAACGtctaaataaaataaaaggaaGATCTGTAACGTCTGTAATCATCGCTCGTGGGTTCGCTTCACTGTCTCTATCACAACCCCTCAGCACGCGAACCGCAAAAGATGGACAAAAGCGTGGCGAACATGATAACCTACGGCTGGGGACAGCATCTTGATACGCAACGATAAAGAACGCAACGTTGAAAGACAGCCGGGGCCCGGGGTTTACGTTGTCGCTGTGTGGGAACCACATGTTATCGCAGGTCTGCGCGCCTTTTGATACCGTATGCCATTGTGGCATGCTTGCACGCGTGTTGTGTATGCGATAAGTGTCACGGGGACCGGGATCTCTGCacagtttgttgtttgtagccggccggccggccggccagacTTGTGCTAGACGCTTTCGGGAACGAACGGAGGTACTTTTGCTGGTCGTGACCATGGGTGCTCCAAGTGAAGAACTAGCCCCAGACAAGAAGCAGCATCCGTACGCGTTGGCTAGTCCCTGGTCGCGATATTTTTTCTGGTGCGTGCGGTTAGGGACAGGGGGGACATGCTTGGTGGGCATGGACACAGCTTATAcgatttcttatttttcttcatttcgttcGGTTGAATTCCTCGCGTGTACGAAAGGTGGCTCCGGTCGTTACTACGCCTCGGTTTACGGAGGCAAATAGTGCCGAGTGATGTTTGTGATGTTTGCTTGCCGGACTTGCGAAGTGAAACAATTGGGACCGAATTCGAGCGCCAGTGGAAACGTGGCGAGGACGTGACGTCTCAAGACCAATCGATCCCTCGCTCGCCGGAGGATGGTGAACGATCCGAGCAAACAGCCGGCCCACCCTGGAGGCTCTTGCGCACGGTGGTACGCATTTATGGTGCCGGCGTGTTCACGTTCGGTTTCGTGTACAGCTCAATCGAATCGGCCTGCAGGTGAGCGAAAAAAGACCCCCCGGCTGGCTTCTCCGGTCGCCATGTAAAGCATTGCAAACCATCGTGTCTGTGCTTCTGCCAgtgatttcatttcgttctcgATCTCACCTTCCACGACGCTAGCACACCAACTGTGCCAACTGCTGAGgtggtgcgtttttttttggtgtgagTTCTTGTGGTCCAATAAAAAGGTAACTCCACTTTTGCGATTTTGCGTTTTCGCCTCGAACCGCGTCGCTACATGGTTTTGGACGTCGCGATGGTAGCGACACGTGTGAACCTCCTGATAACCGATGAATGATTCAATTTCGGCAAAGGCTTTCGGCGCTTCGGTACGATTGTACCCGCAAGGCGGTGTAAAGGTGGGCCGGCGAAGGGACGCagtttttcataaatttcctcCTCTCGCCCCGGGTGCGGggattttattgctttcggCTAGTCGAAATATGATGATCGGTATTGGATGCTGATGAAGCGCggatcgaatgatgatgattgccatATGCTGGCCCTGGAGTGCCGCGGATGTTTGCTAGGATAGGATTAAGGGATTCTGATTTCAACCTGCGGAATAAACATGTTTTCATTGCCCGCACGGTTGAAGAAGGCCATGAGTGATCAAAAATGATCATAGCAGCCACAGCAAATAACAATCGTAAATGATGGTCAAATGGCACCAGCAATGGAAGAAAGAGAATTATACACACCTTCCAAAgttttctctgtctctgtggtAAGCATAACTTCATCGAGGAATCATTAATGAATTAATTAGGCAAACGAATGAAATCTTGGAAGATAGTTACTATACTATTGTCTTCGTAAACGTTTAGTTTTAAACGATATGTATTCTAACCATTGTCGAAACTTCAAATCATTGTCTTCTTTAGATGCTTCATTTAATGTAGTGAACATAAATTCATCATTTCAATCTCTCAATCTCTCGATAAGACTTCTCTGTATATTAGTTTCTCATCAGCTCATCAGTAGATCTTGTGCAAGGCAGTTCCAAATGCTACAGCTATCTCAATCTCGTCTTACAGAATAGGCCAACCGTTTCTTCTCGGCCAGCTGATCCTCTACTTCGACCAGCAACGGTTTGGCGTAGCATCTACCGATACATCGGCACTGAGCCTAGGGGAAGCGTACGGTTATGCCATTGGCATAGTGCTCACCGTAGTTGTACCTCTGGCCATCTTTCATTCCTACCAACTATTTCTACTAAAAGTGGGCATGAAGATCCGTATCGGCTGCTGTGCTCTCATCTACAACAAGGTAACTGAACCGCACCCTGACCATACTGATGGTACAGTCTGTGTAACGCTTTACCCTCCTTCAAATAGGTCCTTCGGTTAAACGACACCACCGAAGGCTTATCCGGACTGGTAATGAACCTGATGGCGAACGATGTAAGCCGGTTCGACTACGCGGTCATATTCTTCCACGACCTCTGGAAGGGTCCGGTAGAGTTGGTGATTGTGGCCGTTCTGGTGTACCTCGAAATAGGTGGGGCCGGTTTAATCGGCATCGGGTTCCTGCTGCTCTTCATCCCGATCCAGGCCTGGCTGGGTAAACGATCGGCCGTCTACCGTATGGCAACGGCACTGGCCACCGACGAACGGGTGCGGTTTACGAACGAGATACTACGCGGTATTCAGGTCATCAAGATGTACGTTTGGGAGCAACCGTTCGAACAGATCGTCCGTCAGTTGCGTCGTAAAGAGATCAAAGCCCTACGTGGAAGTGCCCTCATTCGATCGGTTCTGCTCACCCTCCGTATCGTCCCGAAGGTGTCCATCTTTCTGACGCTAATCTCGTACGTGTACTTCGGCAACGCGCTCACGGCGCGCCGCGTCTACATGCTCATCTCGTTCTTCAGCGTCATCCATCACTCGATGGTCGAGTATTGGCCCCTGGCAGTGACATCGGCCGCCGAAGGTTGGATTTCGCTGAAGCGTATTCAAGCTTTTCTGCTACAACATGATCTCAACGCAGGAGAGCACGCGGGAGAGTCACCGAGGGCTAAAGCCGACGGGACCGTCAGCCGGATACAGTTCACGGACGTTTCGACCTCGATGTGGTCGGATTCTAATTTTATGCTCCGCAAGTTAACGCTCAGCTGTGACGCATCGCGTCACCGTACGGTGGCCATCGTTGGTAGCATCGGTTCGGGAAAATCAACGTTACTCAGTCTGATCACGGGTGAGCAGTGTGTGAACGGGGGGAGTATCGAGGTCGAGGGCAGTATTAGCTACTGCTCCCAGAAGCCTTGGATCTTTGAGGGATCGATCCGCCAGAATGTGCTGTTCATCGAGCAGTACGATGAGTCGCGGTACCGGGAAGTGCTGAAGGTGTGCGCCCTCGAGCAGGACATCGCCCTGTGGCCAGCCGGCGACGAAACGCTTGTCGGTGAGCGAGGATTCAGCTTGAGCGGTGGACAGAAGGCACGCGTCAGCCTAGCAAGGGCACTGTATCGTCGTGCCGATATTTATCTGCTCGATGATCCTCTGTCGGCCGTCGATGCGCACGTTGGGAATGTCATCTTCGAGCAGGGTATTCGTTCGTTTCTCGCCGGCACCCTGTGTGTGCTCGTAACGCACCAGCTTAAGTATGTCAGTGGCGTCGAGCACATCGTGTTAATGGATAATGGTCAAATCGTGCAGCAGGGCAGCTACGGCGAGCTGAAGACACACTTTGCGGATAGTGATGGCTCAAAGGATGAAGATAACCGGACAGAAAAAGGTTCGACCACTCCAGCAAGTCGTGTGCCCACGGACAGCGAGGTAAAGGGACAGGTGAAGGAGTCACCATCGGCCGGCGAGAAAGTGGAGAAGTCGAACGAAGGGCAGGA
The sequence above is a segment of the Anopheles darlingi chromosome 2, idAnoDarlMG_H_01, whole genome shotgun sequence genome. Coding sequences within it:
- the LOC125959218 gene encoding ATP-binding cassette sub-family C member 4-like; amino-acid sequence: MGAPSEELAPDKKQHPYALASPWSRYFFWWLRSLLRLGLRRQIVPSDVCDVCLPDLRSETIGTEFERQWKRGEDVTSQDQSIPRSPEDGERSEQTAGPPWRLLRTVVRIYGAGVFTFGFVYSSIESACRIGQPFLLGQLILYFDQQRFGVASTDTSALSLGEAYGYAIGIVLTVVVPLAIFHSYQLFLLKVGMKIRIGCCALIYNKVLRLNDTTEGLSGLVMNLMANDVSRFDYAVIFFHDLWKGPVELVIVAVLVYLEIGGAGLIGIGFLLLFIPIQAWLGKRSAVYRMATALATDERVRFTNEILRGIQVIKMYVWEQPFEQIVRQLRRKEIKALRGSALIRSVLLTLRIVPKVSIFLTLISYVYFGNALTARRVYMLISFFSVIHHSMVEYWPLAVTSAAEGWISLKRIQAFLLQHDLNAGEHAGESPRAKADGTVSRIQFTDVSTSMWSDSNFMLRKLTLSCDASRHRTVAIVGSIGSGKSTLLSLITGEQCVNGGSIEVEGSISYCSQKPWIFEGSIRQNVLFIEQYDESRYREVLKVCALEQDIALWPAGDETLVGERGFSLSGGQKARVSLARALYRRADIYLLDDPLSAVDAHVGNVIFEQGIRSFLAGTLCVLVTHQLKYVSGVEHIVLMDNGQIVQQGSYGELKTHFADSDGSKDEDNRTEKGSTTPASRVPTDSEVKGQVKESPSAGEKVEKSNEGQEDGTVGFRMYLEFLSSVRNVAFVVFVALLMVAWQVSSTGTDYFVFIWVDWEETVSGTPQARWTTDDHVLFYCGAVVLTVLLTANSFAFFEMCLKASLNIHTALYRGVTHTLMQFFNQNASGRIMNRFSKDIGLIDASLPIVMADSLHFFLELFGIIAIVALANYWLLVPTAVMGLVFYLLRYVFLRTARNVKRVEAITRSPVFTHVNATVEGLATIRAYGAERHQAMEYHRRQDRNMAAGFLFGATTRAFAFWLDVICALYIASVVLSFLVIGNDIISGNVGLAITQVLNLIGMCNWGIRQTAELENQMTSVERVLEYARLQPEPSIDPSLPPDSHGAILAASWPENPGIAFREVQLRYSPAEAPVLKQLSFEIKPKERVGIVGRTGAGKSSIIQALFRLTPPSGGIIEIDGINIGSVPLYRCRSRISIIPQDPVIFTGSLRSNLDPYGRLSDERLWQALDQVELKATVSAMAAGLNSKMAEGGTNFSAGQRQLLCLARAILQDSNILILDEATASVDQRTDELIQRTIRTQFTNCTVLTIAHRIHTIMDSDRVLVMDAGRMVEFDHPQRLLQRPDGYFRKLAKEH